GCATCGCAAGGTAAAGAAACCGCCTGCCACCCCACGTTCTGGCAGCGAAAACAGCCGCCAGGGCGCTTACTCATCCATGCGGAGGGCGTAAATCGCGTTACCCGTCCCCGCGTAAATCAGCCGCTGACCCGGGTCAACCGTGACAGCGCTGAGTCGCTCAAAGATGCTCTCGTCGTAAACGCGATAAGTCGCATGGTAAGTTCCGATCAGGCCCGTCTCGAAGATGGAGCGCGTCTGAAGGCTGATGAGATATAAGCCAGGGAGCAAGTTCCCGCTCAGGTACATGTGCTGTAAGCCAGAATCAGACGGGTCCTGGCCGGGTGGGAAGTTCGCAAAGGCGAAATCCAGGGATTCACCACCGCGGTGACGCGTCATATAGCCGTCACCGTAGAGCACGTAAATATCGCCATCCTGCGTAATGGCAAAATCAACAGCATCGACAAGCTGTGGCAGGCTTGTCCCGGTGAAGTACTCTCGCGGGCGATCCGGGTACAGGTTCGATGTCGGCTGGTAGCGCCAAATCTGGTTTGCACCGGAATCCAAGATATAGAAGTTGCCGGTACGGTTAAAGACCTGGATAGCTGTCGGGTTGCGCAGTAAATCTGTATTGAGCTGTTGGGCGGAGCAATCCGTAATCAGGTTCAATGCACAGGAGATCAAGACGCCATTCACATCCAGCGCCAGCACATTCCGCTCGCTAAGCGTCATATCAACCAGCTCACCCACAATAAGCCCGCTGACGGCAGCCCCTGCGCGCATACTCGTCACCGGGTTCTGAGCAATCGCCTCATCCCCATTGGTATTGAGCTGAACGCGATAAATCGTATCCAGGGCACTATCCAGCACATACAGATCCGTCCCCTGGAGGATCATACGCTCAATCGTCGCACCAGGGATCACGGCCACGGGCTTGGCTTCTCTACGAGAAACTTGGTTGATACGATCAAGCGTATCCTGGGCTTCTCGTTTGAGGGCATCAATGACCGGGTCGCCTGTACGCTCCGCCTGGCACTCAGCGATATTCGCCAGCACCACTTCCCACGTATTGACCACTGCCGCTGTCTGGGAGGAATCAATGCCGCGTGCGACCTGCGCATTCGCCATCGCATTCTCCACACAGGTATCGTAGCGTGTTTCGCCCAGGCCACCGACCCAGGAAAGCACCACCACCAGTACCAGCGCGAGCGGCAGCGCAATCGCCGATGTGATAATCACAGACGTGGGTACGAGAGGTTTATCATCTTGCTTACGCTTAAAGACCTTGGCGGCCACATCGCCCAGGGCTTCCATACCCGTCCCCGCGCTTTTGGCCGTCTCGCCGATGCCCTGCTGCATGCGGCGGCCAATCTTCTTCGCCGGGTTCTGACGGCGGCGTGCTTCAGCAACGCGCACAGCTTCCTGCTGGATATTGGTACGCGCCTGGGTGATCGTCTGGCTCAGCGCACGACTATCTTCACCTTCCGCCGCGATGACGGGTATCTTCCGCTCAGGGATGACGAATTCCGTGGCGATAAGCTGCGTCTGCAACGTAATGAGCGTCTTGAACTCATTGAGGACATCTTCAAGCGTCTTGGCGACCATTGCCTGCGTAATACGCGCCAGCGTGACTTCTCGGATGCCAGCATCCACAAGCAGCAAACGCGTGCCACTGTCGATGATGAAGCGCTTCATATCGACTTCTGGGATGGGCTGTGTGCCCAACGGTGCCATAAAGAGCTTCTCATCACTGCTGAAGTCTTCCGGCAGGGTGAATGTATCGCCGCTGTAACGCAGCAGCGCCACCGCCGCGCCGGAGCGTGCGATATAAAGTTCATCGTCGCGCAAAACAGCACAAATCATGTGTGCTTCGTAGTGGCTGCGACCACTCTGGTTATGCTCATAGAGGTTGTGATTCAGCGTGTTGAAGACATCACGCAGTGCAGAGGTCACGCTGCCCGTATTGCTAAAGTAGCGCTCAGCGCTCATGCGCGCCATCTGTTCGTAAAATGTGGTTGGCACCACGCGGCCAGAGGGCAATACCAGCGAGAAGAATGTATCGACATCGCGCCCGCGTGCCGCATTCTTTGGCGCTGTCTGCACCAGGGAACCCGGCGGCGTCGTATTGATCGCGCGGCCCCCTGCAATATACAAATGCCCGACAAGTGCTTCTAATTCAAACGGCATAAGACAATCACATTATGCTTTTCATCATGGATGTAACCAGGACATGGCTGACAAGATAGGATCCACAAGACATGACGTACAGGATCTGTGTTTATCTATTGTACATGCAACTGCCGACAGTCACATGACGCGATGAGCATATCCAGTCAGTTCATACTGAGCCATATTGTACACATTTAAATGCCCCTGGTCAGGGAAGATGGCGCAGAAGGTGACGTAAAGCAGGTTTAATCTTCAAATAAGCGCTCTGCGATCTCCATCACCTGCCTGGGTAAAATCGGTTTGATGAAGAATTGACCATTTTGAACAGAATCCAGGGCAGAAGCATATTCTTTGGCGGAACTGGCAACAAGAATAAATGTTTCTTTTAAACGAGGTTGGCGCACCACATAGTCGATGAGATCTTTGCCGTTGATATTCGGCAGTAACATATCCATCATAATCAGCCGGGGCGTATACGCCTGCAACAAATCTAAGCCGCCTGTGCCTTCGCTTGCCATCAAAACCCGATAGCCAACTCGCGATAAAATACGTTCATACATAATGGCAAGAGCAGTCTCGTCTTCGATAACGATGGCTAAGTCGCGTTCCATGATCACGATTATCTTAAATCCTGTACGTCAGATGTGCAGACAGCACGTTTCCCGGTAACCCAACCCCGAATATTTACCCGATGATGTACCCTGTTACGTGTGAATTGTATAACAATTCACAAACCCCCGTCGATCCAGTATAAACTATAGCGCTATAAATATTGTTAGAACATAGTTTGTATTTTAGGTTAACAGTCATCACACATGGTTCATTAACATAAGATTGATGATATGAGAAACTTATATCGATTCTTTTGGCTTGTTTCTTACAGCATCCCTTAAGAAGCGCGGGAAATAAAAAGAAAAACGGGACCTGACGGCCCCGTTTTCATTGGTTTTGTGTATGGCTTTATTGTCGCGACATGCGTTAGTCGCGGTTGCCTGCGAAGATACGCAGCAAGTACATGAACAGGTTGATGAAATCCAGGTACAGCGTCAGCGCACCCATGATACTCAACCGGGTCATGGCATCGCTCTTCTGGCGCATTTCCGGCATGGCGGCCATCCGCTTGATCTTCTGGGTATCATACGCCGTCAACGCGGTGAAGATGAGCACACCCGCAGCACTAATGATGAAATCCAGCATCGTGCTCTGCATAAATATATTGACAACACTGGCGATGATCAGGCCGATCAGAGCCATCAACAGGAAGGTGCCGAACTTGCTCAGGTCAATTTTGGTGGTGTAACCAATGACGGTCATCACACCAAAAAGGCCGGCTGTCGTAGCAAATGCCTTCGCAATCGCCCAGAGCCCTTCGCTAGCCGGGGCATACCCACCAGGGACAGGTTCCGCCGTAATGCCGAAGAAAACGGCACCCAACGTCACACCCATCGTAGCGGCATAGACGAAGAATAAGCCCAGCGCCATCGTTGGCGAAATCCGGTTAATAGCCCAGCTCAGGCCAAAGACGATGCCCAACTGGACGACTAACAGGATAATCCAGCCTGTAGCGAAAGCGCTCAACAGTTCCGGATTGCTATAAACCGCTGACGTGACCAGATAGGACACGCCAGCCGTGACCAATAAACCCAGGCCCATCCACATATAGACCAACCGCATCAACGGTTGGAGATCAATTTGCACATTCGATAGGAAGCCAGAATCACGTTGGATCGCTGACTCAAAGTTGTAGTCCTGCATAGGTACCTACTCCACTAAACCATCTCTTACACGCTTATACACGCTTGATTGCACTTATTATAACGATATTTTTGGGCCAGGGCCCCCAAATACTGGGGTGAATTAACGCATATTTTACGTTATGCACGGCTGGCGTTTAATTTCGCGGCCCATAAGCTTTCTCTACGCCGGGTGCCCTATTCTTGCGCTAGTTCCGGCTCATACTCCAGGATTGCATGCCGCCAGCTATCCGGTACGGGGGCACTGACTCGTTTTTGATAATCATAAGCGACCATAACAGTCTTCGCACGGGCAACAGCTTCTGGCGCGGCGCTCATATGCTGCCGGAACATCACATACTCCAGATCAAAGCTCTTGGTACCCAGCCGAACACAACGCGTATAAACTGTAACGGCATCGCCGAAGATAACAGGCAGCATATAATCGACTTCGACATGGGCAAGGATGAGACCAAGGGTATCCCAGTTACCTTGCCAACTACAGACTTGCTGCACATAATGGATGCGGGCTTGTTCCATATAGGTCAGGTACTTAGCATGATTCACATGGCCCATAATATCAATATCAGCAAAACGGACACTGATAGGTGTTTCATGACGAAAGCCTTCTGGCAGGGGCATAACAATCTCCAAACAAGTATTTCTAATGGAATCACTTTAACCCAATTATCACAACACACCACTTGGACAAAGATTATATCCTAACATATCGTCTTGAATGGCTACTGAAGCGGAGCGCTCTTCACCGTATAATACCCGGATACACAAGGGAGTTCGACATGCGCTTTACGACTGAGCATGATGCGATTGCTTATATCTTCTCCACCCGGGACCGAATGGTAAAAATACCACATGGCCTGGATGAAAACGTCCGTGATCCTTCCATCACACGCCGCATGTTGATGCGCGCAAA
The Phototrophicus methaneseepsis DNA segment above includes these coding regions:
- a CDS encoding response regulator; translation: MERDLAIVIEDETALAIMYERILSRVGYRVLMASEGTGGLDLLQAYTPRLIMMDMLLPNINGKDLIDYVVRQPRLKETFILVASSAKEYASALDSVQNGQFFIKPILPRQVMEIAERLFED
- a CDS encoding Bax inhibitor-1/YccA family protein, which translates into the protein MQDYNFESAIQRDSGFLSNVQIDLQPLMRLVYMWMGLGLLVTAGVSYLVTSAVYSNPELLSAFATGWIILLVVQLGIVFGLSWAINRISPTMALGLFFVYAATMGVTLGAVFFGITAEPVPGGYAPASEGLWAIAKAFATTAGLFGVMTVIGYTTKIDLSKFGTFLLMALIGLIIASVVNIFMQSTMLDFIISAAGVLIFTALTAYDTQKIKRMAAMPEMRQKSDAMTRLSIMGALTLYLDFINLFMYLLRIFAGNRD
- a CDS encoding acyl-CoA thioesterase → MPLPEGFRHETPISVRFADIDIMGHVNHAKYLTYMEQARIHYVQQVCSWQGNWDTLGLILAHVEVDYMLPVIFGDAVTVYTRCVRLGTKSFDLEYVMFRQHMSAAPEAVARAKTVMVAYDYQKRVSAPVPDSWRHAILEYEPELAQE